The segment AAGGTGCGTTTCCAGTATTTGACCGACGTTCATACGGCTCGGTACTCCCAGCGGATTCAATACTATCTCAACGGGTGTGCCGTCTTCCAAAAACGGCATATCTTCTTCCGGAAGTATCTTGGCTATAACACCTTTGTTTCCGTGGCGTCCGGCCATCTTGTCGCCGACCGATACTTTCTTCTTGCTTGCCACATAAACCTTTACCTTCTTTAATACGCCGGGCGGAAGCTCATCACCGCGCTTGACCCTGTCTATCTCTCGCTCAAGTTCAAACGTAAGCTCTTCTATCTGGCTGTCCAGAAACTTTGTTACCCTTACAACTTCCTGTTCAAGATCCGTATTATTATGAATTTTAATGCTGTCGAGATCGCCTTTTTCCACGATCTTGGCAAGATCTTTCACTCTTATCGTCCTGCCTTGAGCCACTAAGACCCTTCCAGATTCCTGATTTAATATGCTCGACGCCAGCTTCTGCCCCGCGAGCAGCTTATGTAATTTCTTCTGCTTCTCTTCTTTAATCTTTGCTATCTGCGTCTCGTAAGTGGCTTCCAGCGCCTTTATCTCTTTCGATTCCAGATTTCTCTCTTCCTTGGTCTTGGAGCGCGCGTCGCGTCTCGCGAATATCCTTACATCGACCACGATACCTTCCACGCCCGGAGAAGCTATAAGCGATGTATCTCTCACGTCTCCCGCTTTCTCGCCGAATATAGCGCGCAAAAGTTTTTCTTCGGGAGAAAGCTCCGTCTCTGACTTAGGCGTAACTTTACCGACCAGTATATCACCCGGCTCCACTTCAGCTCCTATACGCACGATGCCATTCTCGTCCAAGTTGCGCAGGGCCTCATCGCCGATATTTGGTATATCACGGGTGATTTCTTCATTGCCAAGGCGCGTATCTCTTGCTTCAACTTCAAACTCTTCTATGTGGAGAGACGTAAATTTATCTTCACTCACTAATTTTTCGCTTAAGAGTATGGCGTCCTCGAAGTTATACCCTCTCCACGGCATGAATGCTACAAGAACATTCCGCCCTAAAGCCAATTCACCTTCTTTTGTTCCGACGCCGTCAGCTATTACTTCTCCCGCTTTCACCGATTGGCCCAATTTTACCAATGGCCTCTGGTTAATACAGGTATTAGCGTTCGATCTTTCAAATTTTCTTAACTTATATATTTTCCCGCCTACTACTATTTCATCTGAATCGACGCTCGATACGGTGCCTGCGTGAGTCGCGACAACCACGGCTCCAGAATCTTTCGCGGTCCTGTATTCCATGCCGGTCCCGACAAATGGGGCTTCGGTATCCAGTAGAGGCACGGCCTGTCTTTGCATGTTTGAACCCATAAGAGCGCGGTTGGCGTCATCGTGCTCCAAGAAAGGTATAAGGCTTGCCGCGACACTTACCAGCTGTCTCGGAGAAACGTCCATATACTGAATATCCTTGGGCGGCACCTTAACAAAGTCGTCTTTATAACGGCAGAATACTCTATCGTCTACAAAGTGGCCTTTTTCATTTATCTTCGCGTTTGCCTGCGCGATAACATACATATCTTCTATATCGGCGGATAGGTAGTCTATTTTGTCCGTAACTCTTCCGCTCTCAACCTTCCTGTAGGGCGTTTCGATAAAACCAAATTCATTAAGCTTCCCGTAAGTGCTCAAAGAAGATATAAGACCGATGTTCGGACCTTCAGGTGTTTCAATAGGACAGAGCCTTCCGTAATGTGAATAGTGAACGTCGCGGACTTCGAAACCTGCCCTGTCTCTGTTTAAGCCGCCGGGCCCAAGGCCGCTTAAGCGTCTCTTGTGGGTCATTTCGGCGAGCGGATTGGTCTGGTCCATGAATTGCGACAACTGGCTGCGTCCGAAGAAATCACGAATTACGCTTGAAATCAACTTCGCGTTTAAAAGGTTATGCGGCATAACATTCGCGAGGTCATACAGATTCATGCGTTCCCTGCAAGCTCTATCGGCCCTGACAAGGCCTATTCTGATCTGATTTAAAAGAAGTTCGCCTACGCAGCGGACGCGCCTGTTGCCAAGATGGTCGATATCATCGATATTCGCTTCGCCGTTCTTTACAGCTATCAATTTCAGGATTACCTGTATGAGAGTCTCCGAATTAAGCAGTCTCTCCTCAAGCGGCGCCTTCATGCCAAGCTTGCGGTTAAGCATATGCCGGCCAACCTCGCCTAAGTCGTATCTCCTTATATCAAAGAATAACCTTTGAACGAGTGTGCTGGCAGATTCAGCGGTCGGAGGGTCACCGGGCCTTAATTTTCTATAGATGTCGAGCGCGGCTTCCTCTTTGGTTTTATTATTATCTTTCTTTATCGTATTTAAAATTTCGGGATATGATTTTCTTAATACTTCCACATACCGGATACCCGCGTCCCAGATCTTATCAACAAGTTCTTCGGCAATCGACTGGTTCTTCTCCGCTATTATTACATCGGCCTGTTTATCTACAACGTCCGAGGCGAGTGTGTGGCCGACCAGCTTTTCCAGCTGGGAATGCCTCGACAGCTCGTGTTTATCTATACCGCTAAAAGCTTTCGCTATTGCCTCATCATCAGAATATCCAAAAACCCGTAACAATGATGTCGCTAAAAATTTTCTGCGCCTGTCGATATAGACGTAAAGAACATCGTTTATATCTATTTCAAATTCTATCCACGCGCCGCGGTAAGGTATTATCCTGGCGGAGAACAGCTTCTTTCCGGTCAGGTGCATCTCTTCCTCAAAAGATATACCGGGCGAACGGTGAAGCTGGCTCACTACGACTCTCTCATCGCCGTTCACTATAAATGTGCCCGTATCGGTCATTAGCGGCAGATCGCCAAGATAGACTTCCTGCTCCTTGGTCTCTTTTTTAGACTTCAGCCTGAGCATAATCTTCAAAGGAGCCGCATACGACATTCCGCGCTTCTGGCATTCATAAATTGGGTATTTAGGCTTGCCTATACTATAACTCAAGTATTCAAGCTTATACTCTCCATCAGAATTTTCTATCGGAAATACTTCACGAAATGCAGATTCCAGGCCGATATTTTTGCGCTTTGTCTTCGCAACATCCGCCTGGAGAAATTCCTTATAAGAATCTAACTGAAT is part of the Candidatus Omnitrophota bacterium genome and harbors:
- the rpoB gene encoding DNA-directed RNA polymerase subunit beta — translated: MLKRKSYAKIEECYDLPNLLDIQLDSYKEFLQADVAKTKRKNIGLESAFREVFPIENSDGEYKLEYLSYSIGKPKYPIYECQKRGMSYAAPLKIMLRLKSKKETKEQEVYLGDLPLMTDTGTFIVNGDERVVVSQLHRSPGISFEEEMHLTGKKLFSARIIPYRGAWIEFEIDINDVLYVYIDRRRKFLATSLLRVFGYSDDEAIAKAFSGIDKHELSRHSQLEKLVGHTLASDVVDKQADVIIAEKNQSIAEELVDKIWDAGIRYVEVLRKSYPEILNTIKKDNNKTKEEAALDIYRKLRPGDPPTAESASTLVQRLFFDIRRYDLGEVGRHMLNRKLGMKAPLEERLLNSETLIQVILKLIAVKNGEANIDDIDHLGNRRVRCVGELLLNQIRIGLVRADRACRERMNLYDLANVMPHNLLNAKLISSVIRDFFGRSQLSQFMDQTNPLAEMTHKRRLSGLGPGGLNRDRAGFEVRDVHYSHYGRLCPIETPEGPNIGLISSLSTYGKLNEFGFIETPYRKVESGRVTDKIDYLSADIEDMYVIAQANAKINEKGHFVDDRVFCRYKDDFVKVPPKDIQYMDVSPRQLVSVAASLIPFLEHDDANRALMGSNMQRQAVPLLDTEAPFVGTGMEYRTAKDSGAVVVATHAGTVSSVDSDEIVVGGKIYKLRKFERSNANTCINQRPLVKLGQSVKAGEVIADGVGTKEGELALGRNVLVAFMPWRGYNFEDAILLSEKLVSEDKFTSLHIEEFEVEARDTRLGNEEITRDIPNIGDEALRNLDENGIVRIGAEVEPGDILVGKVTPKSETELSPEEKLLRAIFGEKAGDVRDTSLIASPGVEGIVVDVRIFARRDARSKTKEERNLESKEIKALEATYETQIAKIKEEKQKKLHKLLAGQKLASSILNQESGRVLVAQGRTIRVKDLAKIVEKGDLDSIKIHNNTDLEQEVVRVTKFLDSQIEELTFELEREIDRVKRGDELPPGVLKKVKVYVASKKKVSVGDKMAGRHGNKGVIAKILPEEDMPFLEDGTPVEIVLNPLGVPSRMNVGQILETHLGWAAKMLGFYVATPVFDGASEIEIKEEMKKAGIPLEGKVTVKDGFTGKNFDQKVTVGYIYMMKLAHLVDDKIHARSIGPYSLVTQQPLGGKAQFGGQRFGEMEVWALEAYGAAFTLQELLTVKSDDVLGRTKIYESIVKGEHTLKPGTPESFNVLVKELQSLGLDIKMERKSPPDAKEKESK